A window from bacterium encodes these proteins:
- a CDS encoding alanine--glyoxylate aminotransferase family protein — protein MHKKLFIPGPTEVRKDVLEKLSTPQIGHRSKEFSQLYDSIVSKLKKVLETENKIILSTSSGTGLMEAAVRNFSDKRILSTQCGAFSERWGKIAEANGKELDVISVDWGKHIPTEEIDKALATGKYDCLLYTHNETSTGVMNPIEEVAEVMKKYPDVIWCVDAVSSMGGYYYKIDELGVDFILASSQKCWALPAGLAIGVVSEKALEKAKTVKNRGYYFDMMVFMKYDERHQTPTTPAIPHLFALDYQLDRILEEGMENRQNRHIEMAKIVRAWAKEYFDLFPEPGYESITLTTIKNTRGISVAELNEELGKRGKMLSNGYGKLKEQTFRIAHMGDLTKEDIEELLNDINQILEL, from the coding sequence TCGCAGCTTTACGATTCGATAGTGTCCAAACTGAAGAAAGTTCTCGAAACGGAGAACAAGATAATCCTTTCAACAAGCTCTGGCACAGGTCTCATGGAGGCAGCGGTTCGGAATTTCTCCGATAAGCGAATACTTTCGACCCAGTGCGGCGCGTTTTCGGAAAGGTGGGGTAAGATAGCCGAAGCCAACGGCAAAGAGCTGGATGTTATAAGCGTTGATTGGGGTAAGCACATTCCCACCGAGGAGATCGACAAAGCACTGGCTACCGGGAAATACGATTGCCTTCTTTACACGCACAATGAGACCTCAACGGGTGTTATGAACCCGATAGAGGAAGTAGCAGAGGTTATGAAGAAGTATCCGGATGTTATCTGGTGCGTCGATGCTGTCAGTTCCATGGGGGGATATTATTACAAAATCGATGAGCTGGGTGTTGACTTTATCCTTGCGAGTTCGCAGAAGTGCTGGGCACTGCCCGCTGGTTTGGCTATCGGAGTTGTCAGCGAGAAGGCACTTGAAAAGGCAAAAACTGTCAAAAACAGAGGTTATTACTTCGACATGATGGTGTTTATGAAGTATGATGAGCGACATCAAACGCCCACTACGCCAGCTATACCTCATCTTTTTGCGCTCGACTACCAGCTCGACAGAATCCTTGAGGAGGGAATGGAAAATCGTCAAAACCGCCACATAGAAATGGCAAAGATAGTCAGAGCGTGGGCGAAAGAATACTTCGACCTGTTCCCCGAACCAGGCTACGAATCAATAACTCTCACGACTATCAAAAATACGAGAGGAATATCAGTGGCGGAACTTAACGAGGAACTTGGTAAACGCGGAAAAATGCTTTCGAATGGCTATGGCAAGCTTAAAGAGCAAACTTTCCGCATTGCCCACATGGGCGATTTGACGAAGGAGGATATTGAGGAGTTGTTAAACGACATTAACCAAATACTGGAGCTGTAA
- a CDS encoding TetR/AcrR family transcriptional regulator, translated as MAGAKRTGDSVRDRMFRAAIELFAKKGYPGTTIRDIVQKADVTQPMVYYYFGNKEQLFITCIREINRRINAAYENLDPEKPFKSFMRDFMKANSDAFDGIPEAMFLIARLAFSPDEFPEIPEMKEIIRKPLLTLMKAFDNAKKRAEITTKISSWQFAPMVFGGFAFTAISEHLRDRFEIPVSRRAKPKTEDLAKVFIEGVVKK; from the coding sequence ATGGCAGGTGCAAAAAGAACAGGTGATTCTGTAAGAGACAGGATGTTCAGGGCAGCCATAGAACTTTTCGCGAAAAAAGGCTACCCGGGCACAACAATAAGAGATATCGTCCAGAAGGCTGATGTAACCCAGCCGATGGTCTACTACTACTTTGGGAACAAGGAACAGTTATTCATAACATGCATACGGGAGATTAACAGACGCATAAACGCAGCTTACGAAAATCTTGACCCCGAAAAGCCATTCAAGAGTTTCATGCGGGACTTCATGAAAGCCAACAGCGACGCTTTCGACGGGATACCTGAAGCGATGTTTCTTATAGCGCGGCTCGCTTTCTCACCCGATGAGTTCCCCGAGATCCCGGAAATGAAAGAGATAATAAGGAAACCGCTCCTTACACTTATGAAAGCATTCGACAACGCCAAAAAGAGAGCAGAGATAACTACTAAGATATCGTCGTGGCAGTTTGCACCAATGGTTTTTGGTGGATTCGCCTTCACAGCTATATCGGAGCACTTAAGGGATAGGTTTGAAATTCCAGTTAGTCGAAGGGCAAAGCCAAAAACTGAAGACTTAGCGAAAGTGTTCATAGAAGGTGTAGTTAAAAAATAA